A single uncultured Acetobacterium sp. DNA region contains:
- a CDS encoding AzlC family ABC transporter permease, which translates to MKKNLVFALQQVVPVIFPYLFIGIAFGVLMDEAGYSVGWSFLSGVFIYAGSMQIVMVSLLTAGASLGTIAMMTFFVNARHIFYGIAFIDTFRKMGWKYPYMVVTLTDEVYSILCAIKYPNDLAIKKVNFQITLILHLVWIFSCVAGALFGQLIPFDLAGIEFSATAFFVTVCMNQWQQMDSHLPAITGLISALVFYFILGPNQFILPALSVSVLALVLMKTKIHPTKTLAIDPGREEVNYEY; encoded by the coding sequence ATGAAGAAAAATCTGGTTTTTGCCCTGCAGCAAGTGGTGCCTGTTATCTTTCCATATTTGTTTATCGGTATTGCCTTTGGTGTCCTGATGGATGAGGCCGGCTATTCAGTGGGCTGGTCTTTTTTATCCGGCGTCTTCATTTATGCCGGTTCGATGCAGATTGTCATGGTATCACTGCTGACTGCCGGAGCGTCGCTGGGAACCATTGCGATGATGACTTTTTTTGTCAATGCCCGTCACATTTTTTATGGTATTGCCTTTATTGACACGTTCAGAAAGATGGGTTGGAAATATCCTTACATGGTGGTCACATTAACTGATGAGGTTTATTCAATTCTTTGTGCAATTAAATATCCCAATGATTTGGCGATTAAAAAAGTCAATTTTCAGATTACTCTGATTCTTCATCTGGTCTGGATTTTCAGCTGTGTTGCCGGAGCCCTCTTTGGTCAACTGATTCCCTTTGATCTGGCTGGCATCGAATTTTCAGCCACGGCTTTCTTTGTCACCGTCTGTATGAATCAATGGCAGCAGATGGATAGTCATCTGCCGGCAATCACCGGTTTGATCAGTGCCCTGGTATTCTATTTTATCCTTGGACCCAATCAGTTCATCCTACCGGCGCTTTCAGTTAGTGTGCTGGCGTTGGTGTTGATGAAAACAAAAATCCATCCGACTAAGACCTTGGCTATTGATCCCGGCAGGGAAGAGGTCAATTATGAATATTGA
- a CDS encoding PLP-dependent aminotransferase family protein: MPVNSFEDYPMSWKPTLNHSIKPLYLALAQQLEQDIKKGNLLPGTKLPPQRELADFLDINVSTVSKACKVCELKGLLSATVGSGTFVSFDALANAYLLPDDKPRNLIEMGAVFPDTASFGPLIDHLKEMLNESDAEKLFNYSRPNANLWLKDAAVKLMEKGGFSPNPDSILFANGGQNAITAILAGLCRHGDKIGADPHTYSGLKTTASMLGIQLTPIRHLDGEMDAEALIDACKNENIKGIYLIPDNHNPTTHTMSVERRQIIGEIAREYGIFIIEDGAYHILSRETRPAVASFAPEQTIYIASMSKTLAPGLRMAYVSVPESYRKAVSKALYNLNISVSPLMAVLGARVIVSGQLDDFIKNHQNNAARRNALVNAYLCDYQCRGDETGIFRWLLLPGSINGSDFEALALKNGVRLYAAERFTVGKSLPSRAVRMSIGAPETLEELEQGLRILKKLLDQI; this comes from the coding sequence ATGCCCGTTAATTCATTTGAAGATTACCCGATGTCCTGGAAACCGACCTTGAATCATTCGATCAAACCTCTGTATCTCGCCCTGGCCCAGCAACTGGAGCAGGATATTAAAAAGGGGAACCTGCTGCCGGGAACAAAGCTGCCGCCGCAGCGGGAGCTGGCCGATTTTCTGGATATCAATGTCAGCACCGTTTCAAAAGCCTGTAAGGTCTGCGAATTAAAAGGCCTGCTCAGTGCGACCGTCGGTAGTGGCACCTTTGTGTCCTTTGATGCGCTGGCTAATGCCTATTTACTGCCCGATGACAAACCGAGAAACCTGATTGAGATGGGCGCTGTCTTTCCGGATACCGCCTCGTTTGGACCCTTGATTGACCATTTAAAAGAAATGCTGAATGAATCAGATGCGGAGAAATTATTTAATTACAGCCGACCCAACGCCAATCTCTGGCTGAAAGATGCCGCGGTGAAACTGATGGAAAAGGGCGGATTCAGTCCAAATCCCGATAGTATTCTTTTCGCCAACGGCGGTCAGAACGCCATTACCGCCATTCTTGCCGGTCTTTGCCGACATGGCGATAAAATTGGTGCCGATCCCCATACCTATTCCGGTTTAAAAACAACGGCCTCGATGCTGGGGATTCAGTTAACACCGATCCGGCATTTGGATGGAGAAATGGATGCGGAAGCGCTGATTGATGCCTGTAAAAATGAAAACATCAAGGGCATTTATTTAATCCCCGATAATCACAATCCCACCACCCATACCATGTCGGTGGAGCGTCGCCAAATAATTGGCGAGATTGCCAGGGAATACGGGATCTTTATCATTGAGGATGGGGCTTATCATATTCTCAGCCGGGAAACCCGGCCGGCGGTGGCGTCATTTGCTCCAGAGCAGACCATCTATATTGCCAGCATGTCAAAAACCCTGGCCCCGGGATTACGGATGGCCTATGTATCGGTACCGGAATCCTACCGAAAAGCGGTGTCCAAAGCGCTATACAACTTAAACATTTCAGTTTCGCCGCTGATGGCGGTTCTGGGAGCCCGGGTGATCGTTTCCGGACAGCTTGATGACTTTATCAAAAATCATCAGAATAATGCAGCCAGGCGCAACGCTTTGGTTAATGCTTATTTATGTGATTATCAATGCCGCGGCGACGAAACCGGGATATTCCGCTGGTTGTTATTGCCGGGGTCCATCAACGGGTCCGATTTTGAGGCGCTGGCGTTAAAAAATGGCGTTCGGTTGTATGCCGCCGAGCGGTTTACGGTGGGGAAGAGTTTACCAAGCCGAGCCGTGCGGATGTCCATCGGTGCGCCGGAAACCCTGGAAGAGTTGGAACAAGGCCTACGAATTTTAAAAAAGCTGTTAGATCAGATTTAG
- a CDS encoding ABC-F family ATP-binding cassette domain-containing protein: MGLLDVVNITHSFGDKILYQEASFELFKGEHMGIVGRNGTGKTTLLNTLIGEIIPDGGDIRWQKGIKVGYLDQHAKIDQDITVFDYLKTSFHELYETEAQLTKIYENMGSDCSEKAMNRAADLQSLLENSGFYELESRILKIADGLGITALGMDSILEKLSGGQRAKVILAKLLLEEPNVLLLDEPTNFLDKEHVEWLTDYLKAYEGTFLVISHDFDFLDKITTCVCDIEFCTIKKYSGNISKFIELKGLRREGYIREFEAQKKEIKKFEDYISKNKARASTASMAKSRQKQLDKIDRIPPPELVPKPNFRFTSLHISAQRSLSAKDLEIGYDYPLLGKLNFKIESGQKIVITGFNGIGKSTLLKTLVKQIPAISGKFKFADNIKVGYFEQDLNWEYPQQNPIQVVSDVYPKLSQSQLRRYLAQCGLKAKSMLQGVSTLSGGEQAKVKICILMLTQANFLILDEPTNHLDADAKEVLKKELIKWEGSLILVSHEALFYEDWADAIINIEG; this comes from the coding sequence ATGGGATTATTGGACGTAGTAAATATAACACATTCGTTTGGCGATAAAATATTATACCAGGAGGCTTCCTTTGAACTGTTCAAAGGGGAGCACATGGGGATTGTCGGGCGAAATGGGACTGGGAAGACCACCCTGCTAAATACCTTGATTGGCGAAATTATTCCCGACGGCGGGGATATTCGCTGGCAAAAAGGCATTAAGGTTGGTTATCTGGATCAGCATGCCAAAATTGATCAGGACATAACGGTTTTTGACTATCTGAAAACTTCTTTTCATGAACTTTATGAAACAGAAGCCCAGCTGACAAAAATTTATGAAAATATGGGCAGCGACTGCAGCGAAAAAGCCATGAACCGAGCCGCAGATCTCCAGAGTTTACTGGAAAACTCTGGCTTTTATGAACTGGAAAGCCGCATTTTAAAAATTGCCGACGGTTTGGGGATTACCGCGCTGGGGATGGACAGCATTCTGGAAAAACTGAGCGGGGGACAGCGGGCCAAGGTCATCCTGGCTAAGCTACTGCTGGAAGAACCCAATGTGCTGCTTTTGGATGAGCCCACCAACTTTCTGGATAAGGAACATGTGGAATGGCTGACCGATTATTTAAAAGCGTATGAGGGAACCTTTCTGGTGATTTCCCATGATTTTGATTTTCTGGACAAGATTACCACCTGTGTTTGCGATATTGAGTTCTGCACCATCAAAAAATACAGCGGCAACATTTCCAAGTTCATTGAGTTAAAAGGCCTGAGACGGGAAGGCTACATCCGAGAATTTGAAGCGCAGAAAAAAGAAATTAAGAAATTCGAAGATTATATTTCCAAAAACAAGGCTCGAGCTTCTACCGCCAGTATGGCCAAAAGTCGGCAGAAACAATTGGATAAAATTGATCGGATTCCACCACCGGAACTGGTGCCAAAACCTAATTTCCGATTTACCTCGCTGCATATTTCAGCTCAGCGATCCTTGAGTGCCAAAGATCTGGAAATCGGCTATGATTATCCGCTGTTAGGAAAACTTAATTTTAAAATTGAATCAGGTCAGAAAATCGTCATCACCGGGTTTAACGGGATCGGCAAATCGACCTTGCTTAAAACCTTGGTTAAACAAATTCCGGCGATTTCCGGGAAATTTAAATTTGCCGATAACATCAAGGTTGGCTATTTCGAACAAGACCTCAATTGGGAATATCCGCAACAGAACCCCATCCAGGTGGTATCGGACGTTTATCCCAAGCTGTCTCAGAGCCAGTTGCGACGGTATCTGGCGCAGTGCGGTTTAAAGGCAAAGAGTATGCTCCAAGGGGTATCCACCTTGAGTGGTGGGGAACAGGCCAAGGTTAAAATCTGTATTCTGATGCTGACCCAGGCAAACTTTTTAATTCTCGATGAACCGACAAACCATCTCGATGCCGATGCCAAAGAGGTATTAAAAAAAGAACTGATCAAATGGGAAGGCAGCCTGATTCTGGTATCCCATGAGGCGTTGTTTTATGAAGATTGGGCCGATGCGATTATTAATATTGAGGGTTAA
- a CDS encoding LL-diaminopimelate aminotransferase translates to MALINENYLKLPGSYLFSEIARRVEAYKTANPDADIIRLGIGDVTKPLPEAIINSLHQAVDEMADEKTFKGYGPEQGYDFLIEKIIAFDFKSRGVDLAVDEIFVSDGSKSDTANFQEIFGQDTKIAITDPVYPVYVDSNVMAGRSGTLGADGKWSDMVYIPCTAENSFVPQLPTEKVDLIYLCFPNNPTGTTINKTELKKWVDYAKANQAIILYDAAYEAYIQEEDVPHSIYEIEGAKEVAVEFRSFSKNAGFTGTRCSYVVVPKEVMGYTEAGEPVEINKLWNRRHCTKFNGVPYIIQKGAEAVYTEAGQQQIKALVEYYMNNAKMIREGVASTGIEVFGGVNAPYIWLKTPAGMDSWTFFDRLLNEVNIVGTPGVGFGPSGEGYFRLTAFGSKENTEEAIRRFTTQFKR, encoded by the coding sequence ATGGCATTAATTAATGAAAACTATCTGAAATTACCAGGCAGTTACCTGTTTTCTGAAATCGCAAGGCGTGTGGAGGCTTATAAGACCGCCAATCCAGATGCTGATATTATCCGACTGGGAATCGGCGATGTGACCAAACCGCTACCCGAAGCAATTATCAATAGCTTGCACCAAGCGGTTGATGAGATGGCTGATGAGAAGACCTTTAAAGGATATGGTCCGGAACAGGGATATGACTTCCTGATCGAGAAAATCATTGCGTTTGATTTTAAGAGCCGGGGCGTTGATCTCGCCGTTGACGAGATTTTTGTCAGTGATGGGTCTAAAAGTGATACCGCCAACTTCCAGGAGATTTTTGGCCAGGACACTAAAATCGCCATCACTGATCCGGTTTATCCCGTTTATGTCGACAGTAACGTCATGGCTGGCCGCAGTGGCACATTAGGCGCTGACGGCAAATGGTCGGACATGGTTTATATTCCCTGTACCGCCGAAAATAGCTTTGTTCCACAGTTGCCAACTGAAAAGGTGGATCTGATTTATTTATGTTTCCCCAATAATCCCACTGGTACAACGATCAATAAAACTGAACTTAAAAAATGGGTGGACTATGCCAAAGCCAATCAGGCCATTATTTTATATGATGCCGCCTATGAAGCCTATATTCAGGAAGAAGATGTCCCTCACAGCATTTACGAAATTGAAGGGGCTAAAGAGGTCGCCGTCGAATTCCGCAGCTTTTCCAAAAATGCCGGTTTTACCGGAACCCGATGCTCCTATGTGGTGGTTCCCAAAGAAGTGATGGGCTATACGGAAGCCGGAGAACCGGTTGAAATCAATAAACTGTGGAACCGCCGACACTGTACTAAGTTTAATGGCGTTCCTTATATTATTCAAAAGGGAGCAGAAGCTGTTTATACCGAAGCTGGTCAGCAGCAGATCAAGGCGCTGGTTGAATACTATATGAACAATGCTAAAATGATCCGTGAAGGCGTCGCCAGCACCGGGATTGAAGTTTTCGGTGGGGTCAATGCCCCTTATATCTGGCTGAAAACGCCAGCCGGAATGGATTCATGGACTTTCTTCGATCGACTGCTTAATGAAGTCAACATCGTTGGAACACCTGGGGTCGGTTTTGGCCCCAGTGGAGAAGGCTATTTCCGTCTCACCGCCTTTGGCAGCAAAGAAAATACCGAAGAAGCCATCAGACGTTTTACCACTCAATTTAAACGATAA
- the htpG gene encoding molecular chaperone HtpG — MEKKQFKSESKRLMDLMINSIYTNKEIFLRELISNASDAIDKVYYKTLTDKDKSFNKDDYYIRIHPDKDNRTLTIEDTGIGMTAAELEDNLGTIAKSGSSDFKNEQEMEEDFDIIGQFGVGFYSAFMVADRVSVETKSVDDEQSYLWVSEGADGYTIEPGERKTHGSKITLHLKENSEDNNFDDYLEPHRIRHLVEHYSNFIRYPIKMVVENSRVKEETKDSDKPEYETYLSDDVLNSMIPIWRKNKNELTDEDYNNFYHDKRLGFDAPLAHIHLSIEGAMSYKAILYIPGQAPFDYYTRDYEKGLELYSNGVLIMEKCSELLPDYFSFVKGVVDSEDISLNISREMLQQDRQLRLISRKIDTRISEELKKMQENDRETYETFFKAFGNQIKVGTYDKWGQDKEKLQDFLLFYSSKEGKLVTLKEYVERMPEDQKYIYYASGSSVGQIEKLPQVSIIKNKNYEILYLTETIDEFVTQTLRQYEEKEFRSVSSQNLGLEAPEEDEKDDPGETSEVDEKLLEKMKELIGDEVVKVKTTAHLKEDVAYLSTEGDLSIEMEMTLNTMPQGGDVKAKKVLEINKNHPVYEKLRTYYESDDEQFALYTEVIYNQARLIAGLPLDDVVAFTKNISKLM; from the coding sequence ATGGAAAAGAAGCAGTTTAAATCAGAATCCAAACGTCTGATGGATTTGATGATCAATTCGATTTATACCAACAAAGAAATATTTCTCCGGGAATTGATTTCAAATGCATCCGATGCGATTGACAAGGTTTACTACAAAACATTAACAGACAAAGATAAAAGTTTTAATAAGGATGATTACTATATCCGGATTCACCCTGACAAGGATAACCGCACCCTGACCATTGAAGATACCGGCATCGGGATGACTGCAGCTGAGTTGGAAGACAATCTTGGTACCATTGCCAAAAGTGGTTCCAGCGATTTCAAGAACGAACAGGAAATGGAAGAAGATTTTGACATCATCGGCCAATTTGGTGTCGGTTTCTACTCGGCTTTTATGGTAGCTGACAGGGTTTCCGTGGAAACGAAATCCGTTGATGATGAGCAGTCTTATTTATGGGTCTCTGAAGGGGCAGATGGTTACACCATCGAGCCGGGTGAACGAAAAACCCACGGGTCTAAAATCACCTTGCATCTCAAAGAAAATTCCGAAGATAATAATTTTGACGACTATCTGGAACCCCACCGGATCCGTCATTTAGTCGAACATTACTCCAATTTTATCCGCTATCCAATCAAAATGGTCGTTGAAAACAGCCGGGTTAAGGAAGAAACCAAAGACAGCGACAAACCCGAATATGAAACCTATTTATCCGATGATGTGCTAAACTCGATGATCCCGATCTGGCGAAAAAACAAAAATGAGCTCACCGATGAAGATTACAACAATTTCTATCACGACAAACGACTCGGTTTTGATGCACCACTGGCTCATATCCACCTCAGCATTGAAGGTGCGATGAGCTACAAAGCGATTCTGTATATCCCTGGTCAGGCCCCTTTTGATTACTACACCCGGGATTATGAAAAGGGACTGGAACTTTATTCCAACGGCGTCCTGATCATGGAAAAATGTAGCGAACTGCTACCGGATTATTTCAGCTTTGTCAAAGGGGTGGTGGATTCGGAAGATATCTCCTTGAATATTTCTCGGGAAATGCTCCAGCAGGATCGTCAGCTGCGTCTGATCAGCCGTAAAATCGATACCCGAATTTCTGAAGAACTCAAGAAAATGCAGGAAAACGATCGGGAAACCTACGAAACCTTCTTTAAGGCCTTTGGTAATCAGATCAAGGTGGGTACCTATGATAAATGGGGACAGGACAAAGAAAAACTTCAGGACTTCCTGCTGTTCTATTCATCTAAAGAAGGCAAACTGGTTACCCTTAAAGAGTATGTTGAGCGAATGCCGGAAGATCAAAAATATATCTACTATGCATCGGGATCATCAGTGGGACAAATTGAAAAATTGCCCCAGGTATCGATCATTAAAAACAAAAACTATGAGATTCTTTATCTAACCGAAACCATCGATGAATTTGTCACCCAAACCCTCAGACAATACGAGGAAAAAGAATTCCGTTCAGTATCCAGCCAGAATCTGGGCCTGGAAGCACCGGAAGAAGATGAAAAAGACGATCCCGGTGAAACGTCAGAAGTCGATGAAAAATTGCTGGAAAAGATGAAGGAACTCATTGGGGATGAGGTCGTTAAGGTTAAAACCACTGCCCATTTAAAAGAGGACGTTGCCTATCTATCCACTGAAGGGGATCTGTCCATCGAAATGGAAATGACCTTAAACACCATGCCCCAGGGCGGCGATGTGAAAGCCAAAAAAGTATTGGAAATCAATAAAAACCATCCGGTTTATGAAAAACTCCGAACTTACTATGAATCCGATGATGAGCAATTTGCGCTCTACACTGAAGTGATTTATAATCAGGCCAGACTGATTGCCGGCTTACCGCTTGACGATGTGGTTGCTTTCACCAAAAATATCAGCAAACTGATGTAA
- a CDS encoding diaminopimelate decarboxylase, translated as MKKTFVTQEKLKEIVKEFPTPFHLYDEKGIRENVRNLQEAFSWNAGYKEYFAVKATPNPTILQILKEEGCGVDCSSYTELMMSDTVGFKGGDIMFTSNVTPAEDFVLARKLDAIITLDDITHIDFLDEVAGIPETISCRFNPGGDFVIDNAIMDTPQTAKYGFTREQMTEGFTKLIGKGVKHFGIHAFLASNTIANEYYPALARILFKTAVELNKETGAHIAFINLSGGVGIPYLPDQQATDIYEVGRGVQKAFEEILVPAGMGDIAIYTELGRFVLGPFGHLVTTALHEKHTHKEYIGLDACAANLMRPAMYGAYHHITVMGKENEPLDHVYDVTGGLCENNDKFAVDRKLPKIDIGDLVVLHDTGAHGFAMGYNYNGKLRSAEVLLKEDGSTELIRRAETPDDYFATLDFSKWTK; from the coding sequence ATGAAAAAAACCTTTGTTACCCAAGAAAAATTAAAAGAAATTGTCAAAGAGTTTCCCACGCCCTTCCATCTTTATGATGAAAAAGGTATCCGCGAAAATGTCCGAAATCTCCAGGAGGCGTTCTCCTGGAATGCGGGATATAAAGAATATTTTGCTGTCAAAGCGACGCCCAACCCAACCATTCTGCAGATTCTAAAAGAAGAAGGCTGTGGCGTCGATTGTTCATCCTACACCGAATTAATGATGTCCGATACCGTGGGCTTTAAAGGCGGTGACATTATGTTTACCTCCAATGTCACGCCAGCAGAAGATTTTGTGCTGGCCCGAAAACTCGACGCCATCATCACACTGGATGACATCACTCATATCGATTTTCTTGATGAAGTCGCGGGAATCCCCGAAACAATCAGCTGTCGCTTTAATCCGGGCGGAGATTTTGTCATTGACAATGCCATCATGGATACCCCTCAGACCGCCAAATATGGCTTCACCCGGGAGCAGATGACCGAAGGGTTTACCAAGCTGATTGGCAAAGGGGTTAAGCATTTTGGAATCCATGCTTTTCTGGCCAGTAATACCATTGCCAACGAATACTATCCGGCACTGGCTCGCATTCTATTTAAAACAGCAGTAGAACTCAATAAGGAAACCGGCGCCCATATAGCCTTTATCAATCTTTCCGGCGGGGTCGGGATTCCTTATCTGCCAGACCAACAGGCCACCGATATTTACGAAGTCGGCCGGGGCGTTCAAAAAGCTTTTGAAGAAATTTTAGTACCCGCAGGAATGGGTGATATTGCTATTTATACGGAGCTGGGTCGGTTTGTCCTGGGACCATTTGGCCATCTGGTCACAACTGCTCTCCACGAAAAGCATACGCATAAAGAATACATCGGACTGGATGCCTGTGCCGCCAACCTGATGCGACCAGCCATGTACGGTGCTTACCATCACATCACCGTGATGGGCAAAGAAAACGAACCACTTGATCATGTCTATGATGTTACCGGTGGTTTGTGTGAAAATAACGACAAATTTGCCGTCGATCGGAAACTTCCCAAAATCGATATCGGTGATCTGGTCGTCTTACACGATACCGGTGCGCATGGTTTTGCAATGGGCTATAATTACAACGGCAAGCTTCGTTCCGCTGAAGTATTGTTAAAAGAAGATGGCAGCACCGAACTGATCCGCCGGGCTGAAACCCCAGACGACTACTTTGCAACTCTTGATTTTTCAAAATGGACGAAATAA
- a CDS encoding helix-turn-helix domain-containing protein produces the protein MDIVERLTQFGLTRHEGAIYLTLLSDGDLNGYEVAKATGISRSNTYTSLASLVEKGGAFVIEEATIRYTPVPIEEFCENKIRKLQESKADLIRTIPSKRTVVEGYITIKGEVNILNKLRNMILEAKERVYISVPNPILDLIVSDIEQAILRGIKMVIITNGTFSLDGSIVYITDQPLQQIRLIADSTNVLTGDINNGEHSTCLYSQKQNLVDLFKDSMKNEIKLIEIMKGNKNR, from the coding sequence ATGGATATCGTTGAACGACTTACACAATTTGGCCTGACCCGGCACGAGGGTGCCATATATTTGACCCTGCTTTCGGATGGTGATCTAAATGGTTATGAGGTTGCCAAAGCAACCGGGATTTCACGGTCCAATACGTATACCTCCCTTGCTTCGCTGGTAGAAAAAGGCGGTGCCTTTGTAATTGAAGAAGCGACCATCCGCTATACGCCGGTTCCGATTGAAGAATTTTGTGAGAATAAGATCAGAAAACTTCAGGAATCAAAAGCAGATCTGATCCGAACCATTCCCAGCAAAAGAACAGTGGTGGAAGGTTATATCACCATCAAAGGGGAAGTGAACATTCTCAATAAATTGCGAAATATGATTTTGGAAGCAAAAGAGCGGGTATACATTTCCGTACCCAATCCAATACTGGATTTAATCGTTTCGGATATTGAGCAGGCTATTCTTAGAGGCATCAAGATGGTGATCATCACCAACGGAACCTTTAGCTTGGATGGCAGCATCGTCTATATTACCGATCAGCCCCTTCAACAGATCCGGCTGATTGCTGATTCGACCAATGTTCTTACTGGCGACATCAACAACGGCGAGCATTCCACGTGTCTCTATTCTCAAAAGCAAAACCTGGTTGATTTATTTAAAGATTCGATGAAAAATGAAATTAAACTGATTGAAATCATGAAAGGAAATAAAAATCGATGA
- a CDS encoding CGGC domain-containing protein — MKRVVIISCGKIMDNCSGKGCKQAFKERQDAFSNYPLTDVKLIGFIRCRHCDETAVSRVLKKTDHLLKKDVNAIHLSSCICSVCEKHDDFVEKLSNQFIIVNGTHLTKKSN; from the coding sequence ATGAAAAGAGTCGTCATTATCAGTTGCGGAAAAATTATGGATAATTGCTCTGGAAAGGGATGTAAGCAAGCATTCAAAGAAAGACAGGACGCTTTTTCAAATTATCCATTAACGGATGTCAAATTAATCGGATTTATCCGCTGTCGGCATTGCGACGAAACTGCTGTGTCCCGAGTTCTCAAAAAAACAGATCATCTGCTAAAAAAAGATGTTAATGCAATCCACCTTTCAAGTTGTATCTGTTCTGTTTGTGAAAAACATGATGACTTTGTTGAAAAATTATCGAATCAATTCATTATTGTTAATGGTACACATCTCACCAAAAAATCCAATTAA
- a CDS encoding AzlD domain-containing protein, translating to MNIDWKYALAAIVVVVLVTVFTRALPFIFFGRKKELPATVTYLGMVLPAAIMIILVIFCLRNIGFTVFPYGLPELLAVGIVVIVQFFKKNVFLSIITGTGLYMILIRMPFFMGA from the coding sequence ATGAATATTGATTGGAAATATGCGTTGGCGGCCATCGTGGTCGTGGTTCTGGTTACCGTGTTTACACGGGCGCTGCCATTTATTTTCTTTGGCCGTAAAAAAGAACTGCCAGCAACGGTCACTTATCTGGGAATGGTTCTACCGGCAGCGATTATGATTATTCTGGTGATCTTTTGTTTGCGAAACATCGGGTTCACGGTCTTTCCCTATGGTTTGCCGGAACTCCTAGCGGTCGGCATCGTGGTGATCGTGCAGTTCTTTAAAAAAAATGTTTTTCTGAGTATCATCACCGGAACCGGACTGTATATGATTTTAATTCGGATGCCTTTTTTTATGGGCGCATAA